The proteins below are encoded in one region of Aeromonas jandaei:
- the fkpB gene encoding FKBP-type peptidyl-prolyl cis-trans isomerase — MSQQITADSSVLFHFTIKLEDDSVADSTALHGKPARLRMGDGSLTPSFEQCLLGLREGESKSFTLAPEEAFGLSNPDNIYHLDRAKFGADVEPKVGTIILFDQPNGSELPGIIRAVEGMSVTVDFNHPLAGHTVTFEVEILGVDDEEKVH, encoded by the coding sequence ATGAGCCAGCAGATCACCGCTGACAGCAGCGTGCTGTTTCACTTCACCATCAAGCTGGAAGATGACTCGGTGGCCGACAGCACGGCGCTGCACGGTAAACCGGCCCGTCTGCGGATGGGCGATGGCAGTCTGACGCCAAGCTTCGAGCAGTGCCTGTTGGGGCTGCGCGAAGGGGAGAGCAAGAGCTTTACGCTGGCGCCGGAGGAGGCCTTTGGCCTCTCCAACCCCGACAACATCTACCATCTGGATCGCGCCAAGTTTGGCGCCGATGTGGAGCCCAAGGTTGGCACCATCATCCTGTTCGACCAGCCCAACGGCAGCGAGCTGCCGGGGATCATCCGAGCGGTGGAAGGGATGTCGGTCACGGTCGATTTCAACCACCCCCTGGCCGGTCACACCGTCACCTTCGAGGTGGAGATCCTGGGGGTTGATGACGAGGAGAAGGTTCACTGA
- the ispH gene encoding 4-hydroxy-3-methylbut-2-enyl diphosphate reductase: MDILLANPRGFCAGVDRAISIVESALEKFGAPIYVRHEVVHNRYVVNKLKDAGAVFVEELDEVPDDSIVIFSAHGVSKAVREMAKSRALKVFDATCPLVTKVHMEVHRASRKGSEAVLIGHAGHPEVIGTMGQYENREGGMYLVETPEDVAKLKVKNPDDLCFVTQTTLSVDETSDVIDALRKHFPNIQGPRKDDICYATQNRQDAVREMAGLVEAMLVVGSRNSSNSNRLRELAEKVGAKAYLIDDASMIDAEWLAGVKAIGVTAGASAPEVLVQSVIARLRELGGKVVAEHPGREENVVFEVPPELRII; the protein is encoded by the coding sequence ATGGATATTCTGCTGGCTAACCCCCGTGGCTTCTGCGCTGGTGTCGACCGTGCCATCAGCATCGTCGAGAGTGCGCTGGAGAAGTTCGGTGCTCCCATCTATGTTCGTCACGAAGTGGTACATAACCGCTATGTGGTGAACAAGCTGAAAGATGCGGGTGCCGTCTTCGTCGAAGAGCTGGACGAGGTACCGGATGACAGCATTGTTATCTTCTCCGCCCACGGCGTCTCCAAGGCGGTGCGCGAGATGGCCAAGTCCCGCGCCCTCAAGGTATTCGATGCAACCTGTCCGCTGGTGACCAAGGTGCATATGGAAGTCCATCGTGCCAGTCGCAAGGGCTCCGAAGCCGTGCTTATCGGTCATGCCGGCCACCCCGAGGTGATCGGCACCATGGGTCAGTACGAGAACCGTGAGGGTGGCATGTATCTGGTGGAGACGCCGGAAGATGTGGCCAAACTCAAGGTGAAGAACCCGGATGACCTCTGTTTCGTCACCCAGACCACCCTGAGCGTGGATGAGACCTCGGATGTCATCGATGCGCTGCGCAAGCACTTCCCCAACATTCAGGGGCCGCGCAAGGATGACATCTGCTACGCCACCCAGAACCGTCAGGATGCGGTGCGGGAAATGGCGGGGCTGGTGGAAGCCATGCTGGTGGTGGGGTCGCGCAACTCCTCCAACTCGAACCGCTTACGGGAGTTGGCCGAGAAGGTGGGTGCCAAGGCCTACCTCATCGACGATGCCTCCATGATTGATGCCGAGTGGCTGGCAGGGGTCAAGGCGATTGGCGTGACCGCAGGTGCCTCCGCCCCCGAGGTGCTGGTGCAATCCGTCATCGCTCGCCTGCGTGAGTTGGGTGGCAAGGTGGTTGCCGAGCACCCCGGTCGCGAAGAGAACGTGGTGTTTGAAGTGCCGCCGGAACTTAGAATTATTTGA
- the lspA gene encoding signal peptidase II — MNMTQHKSGLRWLWLAVLAFVLDQASKLAVVKLLPFGYPGVEITPFFNLVHVYNKGAAFSFLADQGGWQRWFFALLAFAICGLLIHWLRKQSVTQYWSGIAYSFIIGGALGNVFDRLVLGHVVDFLDFYWGSAHWPAFNLADSFIFIGAAMIVLDGFRGEKKEQA, encoded by the coding sequence ATGAACATGACTCAACATAAAAGCGGCCTGCGTTGGCTGTGGCTGGCGGTGCTGGCCTTTGTTCTGGACCAGGCGAGCAAGCTCGCCGTGGTCAAGTTGCTGCCATTTGGTTACCCGGGGGTGGAGATCACCCCCTTCTTCAACCTGGTTCACGTCTACAACAAGGGTGCTGCTTTCAGCTTCCTGGCTGATCAGGGTGGCTGGCAGCGCTGGTTCTTTGCCCTGCTCGCTTTTGCCATCTGTGGCCTGCTGATCCACTGGTTACGCAAGCAGTCGGTGACCCAGTACTGGAGCGGCATCGCCTACTCCTTCATCATTGGCGGCGCCCTCGGTAACGTCTTTGATCGACTGGTGCTGGGCCATGTGGTCGACTTCCTCGATTTTTACTGGGGTTCCGCTCACTGGCCTGCGTTCAACCTGGCCGACAGCTTCATCTTCATCGGTGCCGCCATGATCGTGCTGGATGGCTTTCGTGGCGAGAAAAAGGAGCAGGCATGA